GTATGCCGCCTGCGCCTGGTTAACGGCTGCGACGGCCTGGGCTATCTCTTCATCGCGGTAGCCCGCGGTGGCTAATTCATATTTTGCCTGCGCGGTCGACACGTTGGCCTGCGCCTGAAGCAGGGCGTTTTCATAGGGCGCTTTGTCCATCTCGCCCAGTCGTTGCCCCACCTGCACGCTATCGCCTTCATCGACGTTCAGCGCGGCAAGCCGCCCGCCGACGCGAAAGCTTAAATTGACCGTACGGATGTCGACATTCCCGTACAGCGTAAGCGTATTTTCCTGTTTACTTTGATACCACATCCAGCCGCCGCCGAGGGCGGCAAGTAAAGCCAAAACAATCAACACCACGACGATGTGCTTTTTCATAACTCCGGACTCCTGTGCGTTAATCCTTGCAAGATAAGATCGATATGGCAGGTGATAACCTGAATGATCAGTGCCGTTTTCTCTTCGTCAAACTGCGTCCACCCGGCACGCAGCAAAATGGTTTCCCGACCGAGGCGGAACGCGAGGATTTGGCCGATTAACGCATGAGCATGGATGATGGTTTGCGTATCGTCGGCATCGCGTCCAGTGTAACCAGCGAGCAGGTTGGTGAAGTGTCGGTGCATCGGGGCAATAACCTGCTCATGCACCATCTGGTAAGCTCGCGTCGGGGAGAGTTGTTCGCGGGAGATAAATTTGCTCAGGTTGAGCGTTTCGTCATGCGTCAGCAACGTAATCATATTTTGGCTGGCGCGGTGAATCAGCTCGCGCATTGCGGCTTTATCAGGATTCGGCTGTGCAAACAGCGCTTCGGCAGCCTGTACGTGAGGGCGAAAATTTTCGCTAATAAAGTCGGCGACCCACTGCGCACAGGCGAGGTATAAGTCCTCTTTTGATCCGAAATAGTAAGGGATCGCGGCAATATTTTGCCCGGCCAGCGCGGCGATATCCCGCGTAGTAGCGTGCAAGCCATATTCGCCAAACTGCGCCAGTGCGGCGGCGATTAACTGGTTTTTGGCCTGCTCACCTTTAGTGGTCGACGGTGTTGTATTCATGGGATCAATAAAAGTTAATCAATCGATTGATTAACTTTACGCTGCGAGGGAAAGCTTGTCCAGTTGGCAGTCTAAAAGTGTGATTGAAGTAGAATTTATTGCGCTGAAGACAACAACGCGATGCGAGTGCAAAACATCGAACGAGGCGGTGAAATCGACATCTATATTTTGCAGACCAACCCCTGAGGGATATTTTATGCGCCGGATCACAAAAGCTGATACACTCCGCTCCTTCATGACATTGTGGTTTTTGTCATTAGTCACATTATTATCTCCTCGAAAACTACACCTGTTACAGGTCGGGGCGGTGCGGAGTTGTTATGTCATTTGATGCCCTTGGCCTGAATCCGGAAATCCTGCGCGCTGTTGCCGAGCAGGGTTACCTTGAGCCAACCCCTATTCAGCAGCAGGCTATTCCGGCGGTGCTGCAAGGCCGCGACCTGATGGCCAGCGCCCAGACCGGCACCGGTAAAACCGCCGGTTTTACCCTGCCGCTGCTGCAACGCCTGGTGCAAACTGAACCTCATGCCAAAGGCCGTCGCCCGGTGCGCGCGTTGATCTTAACGCCGACCCGTGAGCTGGCAGCGCAGGTGGGGGAAAACGTACGTGAGTACAGTCAGTACCTGAATATCCGTTCTATGGTGGTTTTCGGTGGGGTCAGCATTAACCCGCAGATGATGAAACTGCGTAGCGGTGTGGATGTGCTGATTGCGACGCCTGGTCGTCTGCTCGATCTTGAACACCAAAATGCCCTGAAACTGGATAGCGTCGAAATCCTCGTGCTGGATGAAGCTGACCGCATGCTGGATATGGGATTTATCCATGATATTCGCCGCGTGCTGGCGAAACTTCCGCCGAAACGTCAGAACCTGCTGTTCTCCGCAACTTTCTCTGATGAGATCAAGCAACTGGCGGAAAAACTGCTGCGTAACCCGCTGGAAATCGAAGTGGCGCGTCGTAACACCGCTTCTGAACAAGTCACCCAGCATGTCCATTTCGTTGATAAGAAACGCAAACGGGAACTGTTATCACAGATGATTGGTCAGGGGAACTGGCAGCAGGTGCTGGTCTTTACCCGTACCAAACATGGCGCCAACCACCTGGCGGAACAGTTAAATAAAGATGGCATTACCAGTGCGGCTATCCACGGTAACAAAAGCCAGGGCGCACGTACCCGCGCGCTGGCCGATTTTAAATCCGGCGGCATTCGCGTGCTGGTGGCAACGGATATCGCCGCGCGCGGTCTGGATATCGAAGAGTTGCCGCATGTGGTGAACTACGAACTGCCAAACGTGCCAGAAGATTACGTGCACCGTATCGGCCGTACCGGACGCGCCGCAGCCACCGGTGAAGCGCTGTCGCTGGTCTGTGTCGATGAACACAAACTGCTGCGCGACATTGAACGCCTGCTGAAAAAAGAGATCCCGCGCATCGCTATTGAAGGCTATGAGCCGGATCCGTCCATCAAAGCCGAGCCTATCCAGAATGGTCGCGGCCAGGGGGGGGCACGTCAGGGCAGTGGACGTGGGCAGGGCGGCGGCGGTCGTGGTCAGTCCGCACCGCGTCGCAATGAGGGCGAGGCGCAAAAACCGCGCGCACCGCGTCGCAGCGAAGGTGGAGCCGCTAAAGCCGAAGGTGGGCGCCGTCTTGATGACGGCGCGAAACCGGCCGGTAATCCAACCCGTCGTCGTCGCCCGCGTAAGCCGTCTTCCGCGCAGTAATCACATGTTTTTGATGTTCCAGGTCGGATAAGCGTCAGCGCCATCCGGCAATCGAAGCCGCCATCGGGCCATTTCCCGGATGGCGGCTTCGTCTTACTCAGCCCGCAAAGGTTTAGTTACACGTCACTTTTTTGGTACAAATCTCACAGCGTTGGGATTGTGTCCCGCTGAAAACGGCAAACCGAAGAGTGACTTTTATACGAGCGTGATTCCATAACGGCAAAAAGAGTTAACTCCCGGGCGCTAAAAGTGCCACAATAGTGGTCGTTTATACAGTGCTTCAGGTTTTCTCATGGCTCTTACCGCCGCGCTCAAAGCGCAGATCGCCGCCTGGTATAAGGCGTTGCAACAACAGATCCCGGACTTTATCCCCCGGGCACCGCAGCGGCAGATGATTGCCGATGTGGCAAAAACGCTGGCGGGCGATGAAGGGCGTCATCTGGCGATTGAAGCGCCAACCGGCGTCGGGAAAACCCTCTCATATCTTATTCCGGGCATTGCGATTGCCCGCGAAGAACAAAAAACGCTGGTGGTCAGCACCGCCAACGTTGCCTTGCAGGATCAGATCTTCAGTAAAGACCTGCCCTTGTTGCGCAAAATTATCCCCGATTTACGTTTTACCGCCGCCTTTGGTCGTGGGCGCTATGTCTGCCCGCGTAATCTGGCCGCGCTCGCCAGTAGCGAGCCAAATCAGCAAGATTTGCTGGCGTTTCTTGACGATGAATTAACCCCGGGCAACCAGGAAGAGCAGAAGCGCTGCGCGGCGCTGAAAACCGATCTCGACAGCTACAAGTGGGACGGCCTGCGCGATCACACCGATAAAGCCATCAGCGATGATTTGTGGCGGCGTCTTAGCACGGATAAAGCCAGTTGCCTGAACCGTAACTGCCATTACTACCGTGAATGCCCGTTCTTTGTCGCGCGGCGTGAAATCCAGGAAGCGGAAGTGGTAGTGGCAAACCATGCGCTGGTGATGGCGGCGATGGAGAGTGAAGCGGTGTTGCCGGAGCCGAAAAACCTGCTGCTGGTGCTTGATGAAGGCCACCATCTGCCGGATGTCGCTCGCGATGCGCTGGAGATGTCGGCGGAAATCACCGCATCCTGGTATCAGTTGCAACTTGATCTGTTTACTAAACTGGTTGCCACGTGCCTTGAGCAGTTTCGCCCGAAGACCACGCCGCCGCTGGCAACGCCGGAGCGGCTCAACGCCCATTGCGAAGAGCTATTCGAACTGATCGCCTCGCTGAGCAATATTCTCAATCTCTACCTTCCTGCCGGGCAGGAAGCGGAACACCGCTTTGCTATGGGCGAACTGCCCGATGAAGTGATGGAGATTTGCCAGCGGCTGGCGAAACTCACCGAGATGCTGCGCGGGCTGGCGGAGCTATTTCTTAATGACTTAAGCGAAAAAACCGGCAGCCATGACATTGTGCGCCTGCATCGGGTGATTTTGCAGATGAACCGCGCGCTGGGCATGTTCGAAAGCCAAAGCAAATTGTGGCGGCTGGCCTCAATGATGCAGGCTTCCGGTGCGCCGGTCTCCAAATGGGTGACGCGGGAAGTGCGCGAGGGGCAACTGCATTTGCTGTTCCACTGCGTCGGCATTCGCGTGAGCGATCAGCTGGAAAAACTGCTCTGGCGCAGCGTTCCGCATATTGTGGTGACCTCAGCGACCCTGCGCTCGCTGAACAGTTTCAACCGTTTACAAGAGATGAGCGGCCTGAAAGAGAAAGCGGGCGATCGCTTTGTCAGCCTCGACTCGCCGTTCAATCATGTCGAGCAGGGGAAAATCGTCATCCCGCAGATGCGCTACGAGCCGCTGATGGAGAATGAAGAGCAGCATATTGCCGAAATGGCGACCTGGTTTCGCCTGGAAGTGGAGAGTAAAGCCCATCCGGGGATGCTGGTGCTGTTCGCCAGTCAGCGCGCCATGCAGCTATTCTTAACCTACGTGGCGGATTTGCGCCTGTTGCTGCTGGTGCAGGGCGATCAGCCGCGTTACCGGCTGGTGGAGTTACACCGTAAACGCATTGATGGCGGCGAGCGCAGCGTGCTGGTTGGTTTGCAGTCCTTCGCCGAAGGGCTGGATCTGAAAGGGGATTACCTGACTCAAGTGCATATTCATAAAATCGCGTTTCCGCCTATCGACAGCCCGGTGGTGATCACCGAAGATGAGTGGCTGAAAAGCCTCAAACGCTACCCCTTTGAAGTGCAAAGCCTGCCGAGTGCGTCGTTTAACCTGATTCAGCAGGTGGGGCGTTTGATTCGTAGCCACGCGTGCCGGGGTGAAGTGGTGATTTACGACAAACGGCTGCTGACCAAAAACTACGGCAAACGGCTGCTCGACGCGCTGCCGGTGTTTCCGATTTCGCAACCGTTGATGCCTGACGTTATAGTGAAGAAACCAGAACAAAAGCGCCGCAAGCGCCGTTAACGATGTAAGCACGCAAGGAGCTTCCATGGATTACCGCACCATCATCAAAGAGGTCGGCCGGGGTAAAAATCACGCGCGGGATCTCGACTTTGACACGGCCCGCAGCCTGTATACGCATATGCTGAACGGGGACGTACCGGAACTGGAGATGGGCGGCATTCTGATCGCCCTGCGCATTAAAGGGGAAGGCGAGGCCGAAATGCGCGGCTTCTACGCCGCCATGCAGGAACAGACCTTCAAACTGACGCCGCCGGTGGCAAAGCCGATGCCGATTGTCATTCCCAGCTATAACGGCGCGCGTAAACAGGCGAACCTAACGCCGCTGCTGGCGATTTTGCTGACCAAGCTCGGTTTCCCGGTGCTGGTGCACGGCGTCAGCGAAGATCCCTCCCGCGTGGTGAGCGAAACGATTTTTGCGCTGTTAGGCATTGAGGCGACAACGCACGCCGGCCAGGCGCAGGCAAAACTGGAAGGTCACCAGCCGGTTTATGTGCCTGTAAGCGCGCTGTGCCCGGCGCTGGAAAAACAGCTTGCGCTGCGCTGGCGGATGGGCGTGCGCAATAGCGCGCATACGCTGGCGAAGCTGGCGACGCCGTTTGCGGAAAACGCAGCGCTGTGCTTATCCAGCGTTTCGCACCCGGAATATCTGACGCGTGTTGGGAAATTTATTGCTGATATTGGTGGACGCAGTTTGTTAATGCACGGCACGGAAGGGGAGGTGTACGCCAACCCGCTGCGCTGCCCGCAGATAAACCTGGTGGATTCGCAGGGGGAACGCGTTCTTTTTGCGCGTCATGACGCGCTGCAACCGGCAACTGGTGGGGCGGCGAAAGATGCTGACAGTACCGCGCGCTGGATTGAACACTGCCTGAGCGGGCGCGAAGCGGTGCCGGAATCGCTGAAAATTCAGCTGGCCTGTTGCCTTGTGGCAACCGGTGAAGCGGAGACGCTGGAAGCCGGGCTGGCGCGGGTTGCGCAGACGTTTTGATAAAAAAAAGCCCGTCATCAAATGAGACGGGCATAAAAGGGTAACAACAGGGTCAATGAGGGTGGTGCACCCGACAAAGGGTTAAAATGCCGGGGTAAGACTTCGGTTCGGTTATTTATAGATAACCGCGGTGCCGCTCAGTTTGTTATTGCCGGTCGTGGAAGTGATGCTATAACCAGACGCGCCAGCCGCTTGTGCTTTTGCCGCCAGGCGAGCTTCCAGACCGTCCAGAGTGGTTGCACCGTGAGCGGAAACGACACCGATTTTATCCATGCTATCTGTCTGAGCAGGGTTTACAGACTGTGCCGCGAAGGCACCGAAAGAGAGCGTAGACAGGGCAACAGCAGCAACAGCATATTTGATGGTTTTCATAGGTAATCTCTCGCAGGTTATTCTGTGTGTGGGACGATGTTCCGTCGATGTGATGAGTATCACTGTTTTTTGCCAGAGAGAAAATCGAAGAGAATTGACGACCTTATTCTAAAAAATTGAATAATCGTTAATTGATTGAATTAAAAAGAGTTAATTTAAGCAGGCGCAGGTTTTTGTCCCGGCTCCATGCGGTGGCTGTTTTTGCGGCACATTTTGCTACTTATGGGGCGGGAAAGTATGGATGTAAAGGCAACCGCTTGCGCTGGCTACATCGGTCAGGAAAAGTCAACGTAGCTGGCTATCTTTCGAACCTCTGCGATTATATCCTGAGAATGTAGAGTTATGTAAATCTTTCTCCTGTTGGCATTTCACGCACAACCGCACGCCGGGTATCGCCTGGCGACGTGCTTCCGGGATCGGTTCCCCGCACTCCTCACACTCTTTCAGGCTTTCGCCGCCGGGGATATCGCGGCGAGCGCGAGCAACCGCATCTTCAATCGTGCTGTCGATCTGTTGTTGTACTGCATCATCGTTTGCCCAACCTGAAGCCATAACGTCTCCTCCTTTATTACTCTAAGTATAGACACTGACTGGGGCATATAGGCCAGATAAGCGTGGTTTGCAGGTGGGAAGCTTGCGCCTCGCCACCTGCTCCGATGAGTGTGGATTAAGGGAAACTTCTGGTTGTTACGATTAAAGTACAGCCGGTAAAGGTTGTTTACGATGCCCCAGCATACCCATCGCTCCCGCCAGTATAGCTTCAACAATAAGCATGAAGA
The nucleotide sequence above comes from Kosakonia sp. H02. Encoded proteins:
- a CDS encoding DksA/TraR family C4-type zinc finger protein, whose amino-acid sequence is MASGWANDDAVQQQIDSTIEDAVARARRDIPGGESLKECEECGEPIPEARRQAIPGVRLCVKCQQEKDLHNSTFSGYNRRGSKDSQLR
- the rhlE gene encoding ATP-dependent RNA helicase RhlE translates to MSFDALGLNPEILRAVAEQGYLEPTPIQQQAIPAVLQGRDLMASAQTGTGKTAGFTLPLLQRLVQTEPHAKGRRPVRALILTPTRELAAQVGENVREYSQYLNIRSMVVFGGVSINPQMMKLRSGVDVLIATPGRLLDLEHQNALKLDSVEILVLDEADRMLDMGFIHDIRRVLAKLPPKRQNLLFSATFSDEIKQLAEKLLRNPLEIEVARRNTASEQVTQHVHFVDKKRKRELLSQMIGQGNWQQVLVFTRTKHGANHLAEQLNKDGITSAAIHGNKSQGARTRALADFKSGGIRVLVATDIAARGLDIEELPHVVNYELPNVPEDYVHRIGRTGRAAATGEALSLVCVDEHKLLRDIERLLKKEIPRIAIEGYEPDPSIKAEPIQNGRGQGGARQGSGRGQGGGGRGQSAPRRNEGEAQKPRAPRRSEGGAAKAEGGRRLDDGAKPAGNPTRRRRPRKPSSAQ
- the cecR gene encoding transcriptional regulator CecR, which produces MNTTPSTTKGEQAKNQLIAAALAQFGEYGLHATTRDIAALAGQNIAAIPYYFGSKEDLYLACAQWVADFISENFRPHVQAAEALFAQPNPDKAAMRELIHRASQNMITLLTHDETLNLSKFISREQLSPTRAYQMVHEQVIAPMHRHFTNLLAGYTGRDADDTQTIIHAHALIGQILAFRLGRETILLRAGWTQFDEEKTALIIQVITCHIDLILQGLTHRSPEL
- the ybiB gene encoding DNA-binding protein YbiB, whose product is MDYRTIIKEVGRGKNHARDLDFDTARSLYTHMLNGDVPELEMGGILIALRIKGEGEAEMRGFYAAMQEQTFKLTPPVAKPMPIVIPSYNGARKQANLTPLLAILLTKLGFPVLVHGVSEDPSRVVSETIFALLGIEATTHAGQAQAKLEGHQPVYVPVSALCPALEKQLALRWRMGVRNSAHTLAKLATPFAENAALCLSSVSHPEYLTRVGKFIADIGGRSLLMHGTEGEVYANPLRCPQINLVDSQGERVLFARHDALQPATGGAAKDADSTARWIEHCLSGREAVPESLKIQLACCLVATGEAETLEAGLARVAQTF
- the ybiJ gene encoding DUF1471 family protein YbiJ gives rise to the protein MKTIKYAVAAVALSTLSFGAFAAQSVNPAQTDSMDKIGVVSAHGATTLDGLEARLAAKAQAAGASGYSITSTTGNNKLSGTAVIYK
- the dinG gene encoding ATP-dependent DNA helicase DinG, which codes for MALTAALKAQIAAWYKALQQQIPDFIPRAPQRQMIADVAKTLAGDEGRHLAIEAPTGVGKTLSYLIPGIAIAREEQKTLVVSTANVALQDQIFSKDLPLLRKIIPDLRFTAAFGRGRYVCPRNLAALASSEPNQQDLLAFLDDELTPGNQEEQKRCAALKTDLDSYKWDGLRDHTDKAISDDLWRRLSTDKASCLNRNCHYYRECPFFVARREIQEAEVVVANHALVMAAMESEAVLPEPKNLLLVLDEGHHLPDVARDALEMSAEITASWYQLQLDLFTKLVATCLEQFRPKTTPPLATPERLNAHCEELFELIASLSNILNLYLPAGQEAEHRFAMGELPDEVMEICQRLAKLTEMLRGLAELFLNDLSEKTGSHDIVRLHRVILQMNRALGMFESQSKLWRLASMMQASGAPVSKWVTREVREGQLHLLFHCVGIRVSDQLEKLLWRSVPHIVVTSATLRSLNSFNRLQEMSGLKEKAGDRFVSLDSPFNHVEQGKIVIPQMRYEPLMENEEQHIAEMATWFRLEVESKAHPGMLVLFASQRAMQLFLTYVADLRLLLLVQGDQPRYRLVELHRKRIDGGERSVLVGLQSFAEGLDLKGDYLTQVHIHKIAFPPIDSPVVITEDEWLKSLKRYPFEVQSLPSASFNLIQQVGRLIRSHACRGEVVIYDKRLLTKNYGKRLLDALPVFPISQPLMPDVIVKKPEQKRRKRR